The Candidatus Methylomirabilota bacterium genome segment GATCTACCTCGCCAACCACTCGCTTGGCCGGCCGCCCGACCGTATGGTCGATGATGTGCGCGCGGCGCTCGACGTGTGGTACCGTGATATGGATGATGCCTGGCAATACTGGCTTGGACAACAAGAACGGTTTCGAAGACTCACGGCAACCCTGGTGGGTGCGGCGCGCGCCGACTGCATCATCCCCAAGACCAGCGCCGGCCAGGGGCTGCGCGCGGTGCTGAATGCGCTGCCCGGCAAGCCGCGCGTCGCGGCCAGCGATGGCGAGTTCGACTCGCTCGACTTCATCCTGCGCGTCTACCGCGAGCAGGGGCGCATCGATCTGGAACTCGCGCCTTGGCGGGAGCTCAGCGCCGCGGACGCGGATCTGGTCGTCGTCTCGAGCGTCATGTTCCGTACCGGCGAGGTCGTCGAGAACGTGCCGAACCTCGTGCGCGGCGCGCACCTCTCGGGCGCGCTGGTGCTGCTCGACGTCTATCACCATGCCGGTGCGCTGCCGCTCGATCTCGAGGCACTCGGCGTCGATTTCGCGGTCGGCGGCTCGTACAAGTACACGCGCGGCGGGCCTGGCGCGTGCTGGCTCTACGTGCGCCCGGCGCTCGCTGAGACCATGCGCACGCTGGACACCGGCTGGTTCGCGAAGAAGGACGTATTCGCCTACGCGCGGCCCGATCCGCCGGAGTATGGCTCCGGCGGCGACGCCTGGCTCGAGTCCACGCCGCCGGTGCTCGCGCCGGTGCAGGCGCTCGCCGGTCTCGAGCTCACACTCGAGCTCGGTGTCGAGCGCTTGCGCGCGCACAATCTTGCGCAGAAGAGCCGCCTCGCCTCGCTTCTCTTGAAGCAGCGCGTCAAGGTCGCAGGTGTCGGCGACGCGCACGGCGCCTTCCTCACCGTCATGCATCCCGAATCCGGCACGATCGCAAAGCAACTGCACGAAACAGGGGTGAAGGTCGACGCGCGCGGCGAGTACCTGCGCATCTGCCCCGACATCCTCAACTCCGATGCGGAACTCGAGCGCGCTGCGCGCCTGATCTGCGCAGTGGTCAATGAGCATTGAGATGCTGTCTCGAGGTTGAAAATGGGCTAGGGAAGCGGGTTCTTCCGGTGTGCTGTTCAGGAAAAAGACTTGACAGTCTTCGAATCGTTTGTAATATAAAAGTAGATGTGGCGTGTTGCCCTTGGATGACGCGACGCGGCGATGAGTGGAGGGACCAAGGGTGCAAGGAGGTCAGGCGACAATGAGCGATCCTGAAAAGGGCTCGACAAGGTTAAGTTCTCTCAGAAAGACCATGCGGAAGCTTTCTGAACAACTTCCGGGGAGCGAGACAACGTATAACCGTAAGCTTTCTCGGTATGAGGAAGAGATCGAGTCTCTTCAGGCGCAGGTGAAGACACTCGAAGAGGAGATCTATCACCTTCAACGAAGACTGGATCAGACTCCGAAAGAGTTCGAGTTTCTCCGGTCCAAGCTCGACCAGTCCCGCGAACAGTTGGGTCAGGCGCATAATCAGAATCAGCGGATGGTTGAGGCCTTGCAGCAGGCGAAGGAGCAGATAGAAAGCCTTCGCGAGGAGGTGGAGAAGCTCTCCGCTCCCCCGAGCCCGTATGGGATCTTCGCGT includes the following:
- a CDS encoding aminotransferase class V-fold PLP-dependent enzyme; translated protein: MRRSVWPRFSRVLAREEIYLANHSLGRPPDRMVDDVRAALDVWYRDMDDAWQYWLGQQERFRRLTATLVGAARADCIIPKTSAGQGLRAVLNALPGKPRVAASDGEFDSLDFILRVYREQGRIDLELAPWRELSAADADLVVVSSVMFRTGEVVENVPNLVRGAHLSGALVLLDVYHHAGALPLDLEALGVDFAVGGSYKYTRGGPGACWLYVRPALAETMRTLDTGWFAKKDVFAYARPDPPEYGSGGDAWLESTPPVLAPVQALAGLELTLELGVERLRAHNLAQKSRLASLLLKQRVKVAGVGDAHGAFLTVMHPESGTIAKQLHETGVKVDARGEYLRICPDILNSDAELERAARLICAVVNEH